A part of Andrena cerasifolii isolate SP2316 chromosome 10, iyAndCera1_principal, whole genome shotgun sequence genomic DNA contains:
- the Hfp gene encoding poly(U)-binding-splicing factor hfp isoform X2, with protein sequence MNGAMAMAPTSQNNVEPPTKKPRVEGNASEFLPGPIYDLNQIGQVVAGPGAKYLTLPGILGAGLPKVTSEQQDTVNRAKKYAMEQSIKMVLMKQTLAHQQQQMASQRNQVQRQQALALMCRVYVGSISFELKEDTIRQAFLPFGPIKSINMSWDPVTQKHKGFAFVEYEIPEAAQLALEQMNGVMIGGRNIKVAGRTYITNFLSPSNPIIPPEVVGRPSNMPQAQSVIDEITEESKHYNRIYIASIHQDLTEDDIKSVFEAFGPITYCKLAQGSSPHRHKGYGFIEYETMQAALEAIASMNLFDLGGQYLRVGRAITPPNALMGPPSGTSMMPTAAAVAAAAATAKIQAMDAVASNAVALGLTKLGATAPPILNQALPGIVRPTIAPATMMAPPTIATVAPVIPPPGIAIPQTLTRPPAIIQPIPGQPVVIPPPAVVAPTIVGTPVIPVTTAANSDIMRRAQEQAAHQKQQEELQKKLLEETEPQTLQQQENMSIKGQSARHLVMQKLMRKVESRVVILRNMVAPEDVDESLQEEIQDECSKFGVVERVIIYNERQSEDDEDAEVIVKIFVEFSQMSEAERARDSLNGRYFGGRLVKGELYDQALFDNSDFSG encoded by the exons ATGAACGGAGCAATGGCCATG GCACCGACATCCCAGAACAACGTGGAGCCGCCGACCAAGAAACCTAGAGTCGAAG GAAATGCGTCAGAGTTCTTGCCAGGCCCTATATATGATCTCAATCAAATCGGACAAGTCGTTGCGG GACCTGGGGCTAAATATCTTACATTACCTGGAATTCTAGGTGCAGGTCTCCCAAAAGTCACATCCGAACAACAGGATACAGTAAATAGAGCAAAGAAGTATGCCATGGAACAAAGCATCAAAATGGTTCTCATGAAGCAAACTCTTGCGCATCAACAACAG CAAATGGCTAGTCAACGGAATCAGGTGCAGAGACAGCAGGCTCTCGCCCTCATGTGCAG GGTATATGTGGGCAGCATCAGTTTCGAATTGAAAGAGGACACGATCAGGCAAGCTTTCTTGCCTTTTGGTCCTATAAAGTCGATCAACATGTCCTGGGATCCTGTTACCCAGAAGCACAAGGGATTCGCATTCGTCGAATACGAGATACCTGAAGCAGCACAACTTGCTTTGGAACAGATGAATGGTGTCATGATTGGTGGACGGAACATCAAGGTAGCGGGACGTACCTATATAACGAATTTCCTGTCCCCCAGCAATCCTATCATCCCGCCGGAG GTCGTGGGGCGGCCGTCGAACATGCCCCAAGCTCAATCTGTAATAGACGAGATTACTGAGGAGAGTAAACATTATAATCGTATTTATATCGCATCCATTCATCAAGACTTGACTGAGGACGATATTAAGTCTGTGTTCGAGGCGTTCGGCCCCATCACGTATTGCAAATTAGCGCAGGGAAGTTCGCCCCACCGACATAAAGGTTACGGTTTCATTGAATACGAGACGATGCAGGCTGCCTTGGAGGCTATCGCGTCGATGAATCTGTTCGACCTGGGTGGTCAGTATTTGAGAGTAGGCAGAGCTATTACACCGCCGAATGCTCTGATGGGTCCCCCAAGCGGGACCAGCATGATGCCTACTGCAGCTGCGGTCGCAGCTGCCGCCGCCACTGCTAAGATTCAAGCGATGGACGCAGTGGCCAGCAATGCAGTCGCCCTTGGCTTGACCAAACTTGGTGCCACCGCTCCACCAATTTTAAACCAGG CTCTGCCTGGGATAGTAAGACCCACTATTGCCCCTGCGACAATGATGGCACCACCCACTATAGCAACCGTAGCACCAGTTATACCTCCTCCGGGTATAGCCATACCACAAACTCTAACTAGACCACCAGCGATTATTCAACCGATTCCTGGACAGCCAGTTGTCATACCACCTCCAGCTGTCGTAGCCCCTACAATAGTAGGAACCCCTGTT ATACCAGTCACAACCGCCGCCAACTCTGACATAATGAGACGAGCGCAAGAGCAAGCGGCTCACCAAAAGCAGCAGGAAGAGTTGCAGAAGAAGCTGCTAGAGGAAACAGAGCCACAGACGTTGCAGCAACAAGAGAATATGTCGATCAAAGGGCAGAGCGCGCGTCACCTTGTCATGCAGAAGCTTATGCGCAAAGTAGAATCGCGAGTCGTTATCTTGAGAAACATGGTGGCCCCGGAAGACGTGGACGAAAGTTTACAGGAAGAGATTCAGGATGAGTGCTCCAAATTCGGCGTGGTGGAAAGGGTGATTATTTATAACGAGCGACAATccgaagacgacgaagacgcGGAAGTAATAGTGAAGATTTTCGTGGAGTTCTCTCAGATGAGCG AGGCGGAACGTGCGAGGGATTCTTTGAACGGTCGTTACTTCGGCGGACGACTGGTAAAGGGAGAGCTCTACGATCAAGCTTTGTTCGATAACAGCGATTTCTCTGGTTGA
- the Hfp gene encoding poly(U)-binding-splicing factor hfp isoform X3, giving the protein MNGAMAMAPTSQNNVEPPTKKPRVEGNASEFLPGPIYDLNQIGQVVAGPGAKYLTLPGILGAGLPKVTSEQQDTVNRAKKYAMEQSIKMVLMKQTLAHQQQKNKLVLRQQVLLLMCRVYVGSISFELKEDTIRQAFLPFGPIKSINMSWDPVTQKHKGFAFVEYEIPEAAQLALEQMNGVMIGGRNIKVAGRTYITNFLSPSNPIIPPEVVGRPSNMPQAQSVIDEITEESKHYNRIYIASIHQDLTEDDIKSVFEAFGPITYCKLAQGSSPHRHKGYGFIEYETMQAALEAIASMNLFDLGGQYLRVGRAITPPNALMGPPSGTSMMPTAAAVAAAAATAKIQAMDAVASNAVALGLTKLGATAPPILNQGMSLPGIVRPTIAPATMMAPPTIATVAPVIPPPGIAIPQTLTRPPAIIQPIPGQPVVIPPPAVVAPTIVGTPVIPVTTAANSDIMRRAQEQAAHQKQQEELQKKLLEETEPQTLQQQENMSIKGQSARHLVMQKLMRKVESRVVILRNMVAPEDVDESLQEEIQDECSKFGVVERVIIYNERQSEDDEDAEVIVKIFVEFSQMSEAERARDSLNGRYFGGRLVKGELYDQALFDNSDFSG; this is encoded by the exons ATGAACGGAGCAATGGCCATG GCACCGACATCCCAGAACAACGTGGAGCCGCCGACCAAGAAACCTAGAGTCGAAG GAAATGCGTCAGAGTTCTTGCCAGGCCCTATATATGATCTCAATCAAATCGGACAAGTCGTTGCGG GACCTGGGGCTAAATATCTTACATTACCTGGAATTCTAGGTGCAGGTCTCCCAAAAGTCACATCCGAACAACAGGATACAGTAAATAGAGCAAAGAAGTATGCCATGGAACAAAGCATCAAAATGGTTCTCATGAAGCAAACTCTTGCGCATCAACAACAG AAGAATAAGTTGGTCCTGCGGCAGCAAGTTTTATTGCTAATGTGCAG GGTATATGTGGGCAGCATCAGTTTCGAATTGAAAGAGGACACGATCAGGCAAGCTTTCTTGCCTTTTGGTCCTATAAAGTCGATCAACATGTCCTGGGATCCTGTTACCCAGAAGCACAAGGGATTCGCATTCGTCGAATACGAGATACCTGAAGCAGCACAACTTGCTTTGGAACAGATGAATGGTGTCATGATTGGTGGACGGAACATCAAGGTAGCGGGACGTACCTATATAACGAATTTCCTGTCCCCCAGCAATCCTATCATCCCGCCGGAG GTCGTGGGGCGGCCGTCGAACATGCCCCAAGCTCAATCTGTAATAGACGAGATTACTGAGGAGAGTAAACATTATAATCGTATTTATATCGCATCCATTCATCAAGACTTGACTGAGGACGATATTAAGTCTGTGTTCGAGGCGTTCGGCCCCATCACGTATTGCAAATTAGCGCAGGGAAGTTCGCCCCACCGACATAAAGGTTACGGTTTCATTGAATACGAGACGATGCAGGCTGCCTTGGAGGCTATCGCGTCGATGAATCTGTTCGACCTGGGTGGTCAGTATTTGAGAGTAGGCAGAGCTATTACACCGCCGAATGCTCTGATGGGTCCCCCAAGCGGGACCAGCATGATGCCTACTGCAGCTGCGGTCGCAGCTGCCGCCGCCACTGCTAAGATTCAAGCGATGGACGCAGTGGCCAGCAATGCAGTCGCCCTTGGCTTGACCAAACTTGGTGCCACCGCTCCACCAATTTTAAACCAGGGTATGT CTCTGCCTGGGATAGTAAGACCCACTATTGCCCCTGCGACAATGATGGCACCACCCACTATAGCAACCGTAGCACCAGTTATACCTCCTCCGGGTATAGCCATACCACAAACTCTAACTAGACCACCAGCGATTATTCAACCGATTCCTGGACAGCCAGTTGTCATACCACCTCCAGCTGTCGTAGCCCCTACAATAGTAGGAACCCCTGTT ATACCAGTCACAACCGCCGCCAACTCTGACATAATGAGACGAGCGCAAGAGCAAGCGGCTCACCAAAAGCAGCAGGAAGAGTTGCAGAAGAAGCTGCTAGAGGAAACAGAGCCACAGACGTTGCAGCAACAAGAGAATATGTCGATCAAAGGGCAGAGCGCGCGTCACCTTGTCATGCAGAAGCTTATGCGCAAAGTAGAATCGCGAGTCGTTATCTTGAGAAACATGGTGGCCCCGGAAGACGTGGACGAAAGTTTACAGGAAGAGATTCAGGATGAGTGCTCCAAATTCGGCGTGGTGGAAAGGGTGATTATTTATAACGAGCGACAATccgaagacgacgaagacgcGGAAGTAATAGTGAAGATTTTCGTGGAGTTCTCTCAGATGAGCG AGGCGGAACGTGCGAGGGATTCTTTGAACGGTCGTTACTTCGGCGGACGACTGGTAAAGGGAGAGCTCTACGATCAAGCTTTGTTCGATAACAGCGATTTCTCTGGTTGA
- the Hfp gene encoding poly(U)-binding-splicing factor hfp isoform X1, whose amino-acid sequence MNGAMAMAPTSQNNVEPPTKKPRVEGNASEFLPGPIYDLNQIGQVVAGPGAKYLTLPGILGAGLPKVTSEQQDTVNRAKKYAMEQSIKMVLMKQTLAHQQQQMASQRNQVQRQQALALMCRVYVGSISFELKEDTIRQAFLPFGPIKSINMSWDPVTQKHKGFAFVEYEIPEAAQLALEQMNGVMIGGRNIKVAGRTYITNFLSPSNPIIPPEVVGRPSNMPQAQSVIDEITEESKHYNRIYIASIHQDLTEDDIKSVFEAFGPITYCKLAQGSSPHRHKGYGFIEYETMQAALEAIASMNLFDLGGQYLRVGRAITPPNALMGPPSGTSMMPTAAAVAAAAATAKIQAMDAVASNAVALGLTKLGATAPPILNQGMSLPGIVRPTIAPATMMAPPTIATVAPVIPPPGIAIPQTLTRPPAIIQPIPGQPVVIPPPAVVAPTIVGTPVIPVTTAANSDIMRRAQEQAAHQKQQEELQKKLLEETEPQTLQQQENMSIKGQSARHLVMQKLMRKVESRVVILRNMVAPEDVDESLQEEIQDECSKFGVVERVIIYNERQSEDDEDAEVIVKIFVEFSQMSEAERARDSLNGRYFGGRLVKGELYDQALFDNSDFSG is encoded by the exons ATGAACGGAGCAATGGCCATG GCACCGACATCCCAGAACAACGTGGAGCCGCCGACCAAGAAACCTAGAGTCGAAG GAAATGCGTCAGAGTTCTTGCCAGGCCCTATATATGATCTCAATCAAATCGGACAAGTCGTTGCGG GACCTGGGGCTAAATATCTTACATTACCTGGAATTCTAGGTGCAGGTCTCCCAAAAGTCACATCCGAACAACAGGATACAGTAAATAGAGCAAAGAAGTATGCCATGGAACAAAGCATCAAAATGGTTCTCATGAAGCAAACTCTTGCGCATCAACAACAG CAAATGGCTAGTCAACGGAATCAGGTGCAGAGACAGCAGGCTCTCGCCCTCATGTGCAG GGTATATGTGGGCAGCATCAGTTTCGAATTGAAAGAGGACACGATCAGGCAAGCTTTCTTGCCTTTTGGTCCTATAAAGTCGATCAACATGTCCTGGGATCCTGTTACCCAGAAGCACAAGGGATTCGCATTCGTCGAATACGAGATACCTGAAGCAGCACAACTTGCTTTGGAACAGATGAATGGTGTCATGATTGGTGGACGGAACATCAAGGTAGCGGGACGTACCTATATAACGAATTTCCTGTCCCCCAGCAATCCTATCATCCCGCCGGAG GTCGTGGGGCGGCCGTCGAACATGCCCCAAGCTCAATCTGTAATAGACGAGATTACTGAGGAGAGTAAACATTATAATCGTATTTATATCGCATCCATTCATCAAGACTTGACTGAGGACGATATTAAGTCTGTGTTCGAGGCGTTCGGCCCCATCACGTATTGCAAATTAGCGCAGGGAAGTTCGCCCCACCGACATAAAGGTTACGGTTTCATTGAATACGAGACGATGCAGGCTGCCTTGGAGGCTATCGCGTCGATGAATCTGTTCGACCTGGGTGGTCAGTATTTGAGAGTAGGCAGAGCTATTACACCGCCGAATGCTCTGATGGGTCCCCCAAGCGGGACCAGCATGATGCCTACTGCAGCTGCGGTCGCAGCTGCCGCCGCCACTGCTAAGATTCAAGCGATGGACGCAGTGGCCAGCAATGCAGTCGCCCTTGGCTTGACCAAACTTGGTGCCACCGCTCCACCAATTTTAAACCAGGGTATGT CTCTGCCTGGGATAGTAAGACCCACTATTGCCCCTGCGACAATGATGGCACCACCCACTATAGCAACCGTAGCACCAGTTATACCTCCTCCGGGTATAGCCATACCACAAACTCTAACTAGACCACCAGCGATTATTCAACCGATTCCTGGACAGCCAGTTGTCATACCACCTCCAGCTGTCGTAGCCCCTACAATAGTAGGAACCCCTGTT ATACCAGTCACAACCGCCGCCAACTCTGACATAATGAGACGAGCGCAAGAGCAAGCGGCTCACCAAAAGCAGCAGGAAGAGTTGCAGAAGAAGCTGCTAGAGGAAACAGAGCCACAGACGTTGCAGCAACAAGAGAATATGTCGATCAAAGGGCAGAGCGCGCGTCACCTTGTCATGCAGAAGCTTATGCGCAAAGTAGAATCGCGAGTCGTTATCTTGAGAAACATGGTGGCCCCGGAAGACGTGGACGAAAGTTTACAGGAAGAGATTCAGGATGAGTGCTCCAAATTCGGCGTGGTGGAAAGGGTGATTATTTATAACGAGCGACAATccgaagacgacgaagacgcGGAAGTAATAGTGAAGATTTTCGTGGAGTTCTCTCAGATGAGCG AGGCGGAACGTGCGAGGGATTCTTTGAACGGTCGTTACTTCGGCGGACGACTGGTAAAGGGAGAGCTCTACGATCAAGCTTTGTTCGATAACAGCGATTTCTCTGGTTGA
- the Hfp gene encoding poly(U)-binding-splicing factor hfp isoform X4, with translation MNGAMAMAPTSQNNVEPPTKKPRVEGNASEFLPGPIYDLNQIGQVVAGPGAKYLTLPGILGAGLPKVTSEQQDTVNRAKKYAMEQSIKMVLMKQTLAHQQQQMASQRNQVQRQQALALMCRVYVGSISFELKEDTIRQAFLPFGPIKSINMSWDPVTQKHKGFAFVEYEIPEAAQLALEQMNGVMIGGRNIKVVGRPSNMPQAQSVIDEITEESKHYNRIYIASIHQDLTEDDIKSVFEAFGPITYCKLAQGSSPHRHKGYGFIEYETMQAALEAIASMNLFDLGGQYLRVGRAITPPNALMGPPSGTSMMPTAAAVAAAAATAKIQAMDAVASNAVALGLTKLGATAPPILNQALPGIVRPTIAPATMMAPPTIATVAPVIPPPGIAIPQTLTRPPAIIQPIPGQPVVIPPPAVVAPTIVGTPVIPVTTAANSDIMRRAQEQAAHQKQQEELQKKLLEETEPQTLQQQENMSIKGQSARHLVMQKLMRKVESRVVILRNMVAPEDVDESLQEEIQDECSKFGVVERVIIYNERQSEDDEDAEVIVKIFVEFSQMSEAERARDSLNGRYFGGRLVKGELYDQALFDNSDFSG, from the exons ATGAACGGAGCAATGGCCATG GCACCGACATCCCAGAACAACGTGGAGCCGCCGACCAAGAAACCTAGAGTCGAAG GAAATGCGTCAGAGTTCTTGCCAGGCCCTATATATGATCTCAATCAAATCGGACAAGTCGTTGCGG GACCTGGGGCTAAATATCTTACATTACCTGGAATTCTAGGTGCAGGTCTCCCAAAAGTCACATCCGAACAACAGGATACAGTAAATAGAGCAAAGAAGTATGCCATGGAACAAAGCATCAAAATGGTTCTCATGAAGCAAACTCTTGCGCATCAACAACAG CAAATGGCTAGTCAACGGAATCAGGTGCAGAGACAGCAGGCTCTCGCCCTCATGTGCAG GGTATATGTGGGCAGCATCAGTTTCGAATTGAAAGAGGACACGATCAGGCAAGCTTTCTTGCCTTTTGGTCCTATAAAGTCGATCAACATGTCCTGGGATCCTGTTACCCAGAAGCACAAGGGATTCGCATTCGTCGAATACGAGATACCTGAAGCAGCACAACTTGCTTTGGAACAGATGAATGGTGTCATGATTGGTGGACGGAACATCAAG GTCGTGGGGCGGCCGTCGAACATGCCCCAAGCTCAATCTGTAATAGACGAGATTACTGAGGAGAGTAAACATTATAATCGTATTTATATCGCATCCATTCATCAAGACTTGACTGAGGACGATATTAAGTCTGTGTTCGAGGCGTTCGGCCCCATCACGTATTGCAAATTAGCGCAGGGAAGTTCGCCCCACCGACATAAAGGTTACGGTTTCATTGAATACGAGACGATGCAGGCTGCCTTGGAGGCTATCGCGTCGATGAATCTGTTCGACCTGGGTGGTCAGTATTTGAGAGTAGGCAGAGCTATTACACCGCCGAATGCTCTGATGGGTCCCCCAAGCGGGACCAGCATGATGCCTACTGCAGCTGCGGTCGCAGCTGCCGCCGCCACTGCTAAGATTCAAGCGATGGACGCAGTGGCCAGCAATGCAGTCGCCCTTGGCTTGACCAAACTTGGTGCCACCGCTCCACCAATTTTAAACCAGG CTCTGCCTGGGATAGTAAGACCCACTATTGCCCCTGCGACAATGATGGCACCACCCACTATAGCAACCGTAGCACCAGTTATACCTCCTCCGGGTATAGCCATACCACAAACTCTAACTAGACCACCAGCGATTATTCAACCGATTCCTGGACAGCCAGTTGTCATACCACCTCCAGCTGTCGTAGCCCCTACAATAGTAGGAACCCCTGTT ATACCAGTCACAACCGCCGCCAACTCTGACATAATGAGACGAGCGCAAGAGCAAGCGGCTCACCAAAAGCAGCAGGAAGAGTTGCAGAAGAAGCTGCTAGAGGAAACAGAGCCACAGACGTTGCAGCAACAAGAGAATATGTCGATCAAAGGGCAGAGCGCGCGTCACCTTGTCATGCAGAAGCTTATGCGCAAAGTAGAATCGCGAGTCGTTATCTTGAGAAACATGGTGGCCCCGGAAGACGTGGACGAAAGTTTACAGGAAGAGATTCAGGATGAGTGCTCCAAATTCGGCGTGGTGGAAAGGGTGATTATTTATAACGAGCGACAATccgaagacgacgaagacgcGGAAGTAATAGTGAAGATTTTCGTGGAGTTCTCTCAGATGAGCG AGGCGGAACGTGCGAGGGATTCTTTGAACGGTCGTTACTTCGGCGGACGACTGGTAAAGGGAGAGCTCTACGATCAAGCTTTGTTCGATAACAGCGATTTCTCTGGTTGA
- the Hfp gene encoding poly(U)-binding-splicing factor hfp isoform X6: MEQSIKMVLMKQTLAHQQQQMASQRNQVQRQQALALMCRVYVGSISFELKEDTIRQAFLPFGPIKSINMSWDPVTQKHKGFAFVEYEIPEAAQLALEQMNGVMIGGRNIKVVGRPSNMPQAQSVIDEITEESKHYNRIYIASIHQDLTEDDIKSVFEAFGPITYCKLAQGSSPHRHKGYGFIEYETMQAALEAIASMNLFDLGGQYLRVGRAITPPNALMGPPSGTSMMPTAAAVAAAAATAKIQAMDAVASNAVALGLTKLGATAPPILNQALPGIVRPTIAPATMMAPPTIATVAPVIPPPGIAIPQTLTRPPAIIQPIPGQPVVIPPPAVVAPTIVGTPVIPVTTAANSDIMRRAQEQAAHQKQQEELQKKLLEETEPQTLQQQENMSIKGQSARHLVMQKLMRKVESRVVILRNMVAPEDVDESLQEEIQDECSKFGVVERVIIYNERQSEDDEDAEVIVKIFVEFSQMSEAERARDSLNGRYFGGRLVKGELYDQALFDNSDFSG, from the exons ATGGAACAAAGCATCAAAATGGTTCTCATGAAGCAAACTCTTGCGCATCAACAACAG CAAATGGCTAGTCAACGGAATCAGGTGCAGAGACAGCAGGCTCTCGCCCTCATGTGCAG GGTATATGTGGGCAGCATCAGTTTCGAATTGAAAGAGGACACGATCAGGCAAGCTTTCTTGCCTTTTGGTCCTATAAAGTCGATCAACATGTCCTGGGATCCTGTTACCCAGAAGCACAAGGGATTCGCATTCGTCGAATACGAGATACCTGAAGCAGCACAACTTGCTTTGGAACAGATGAATGGTGTCATGATTGGTGGACGGAACATCAAG GTCGTGGGGCGGCCGTCGAACATGCCCCAAGCTCAATCTGTAATAGACGAGATTACTGAGGAGAGTAAACATTATAATCGTATTTATATCGCATCCATTCATCAAGACTTGACTGAGGACGATATTAAGTCTGTGTTCGAGGCGTTCGGCCCCATCACGTATTGCAAATTAGCGCAGGGAAGTTCGCCCCACCGACATAAAGGTTACGGTTTCATTGAATACGAGACGATGCAGGCTGCCTTGGAGGCTATCGCGTCGATGAATCTGTTCGACCTGGGTGGTCAGTATTTGAGAGTAGGCAGAGCTATTACACCGCCGAATGCTCTGATGGGTCCCCCAAGCGGGACCAGCATGATGCCTACTGCAGCTGCGGTCGCAGCTGCCGCCGCCACTGCTAAGATTCAAGCGATGGACGCAGTGGCCAGCAATGCAGTCGCCCTTGGCTTGACCAAACTTGGTGCCACCGCTCCACCAATTTTAAACCAGG CTCTGCCTGGGATAGTAAGACCCACTATTGCCCCTGCGACAATGATGGCACCACCCACTATAGCAACCGTAGCACCAGTTATACCTCCTCCGGGTATAGCCATACCACAAACTCTAACTAGACCACCAGCGATTATTCAACCGATTCCTGGACAGCCAGTTGTCATACCACCTCCAGCTGTCGTAGCCCCTACAATAGTAGGAACCCCTGTT ATACCAGTCACAACCGCCGCCAACTCTGACATAATGAGACGAGCGCAAGAGCAAGCGGCTCACCAAAAGCAGCAGGAAGAGTTGCAGAAGAAGCTGCTAGAGGAAACAGAGCCACAGACGTTGCAGCAACAAGAGAATATGTCGATCAAAGGGCAGAGCGCGCGTCACCTTGTCATGCAGAAGCTTATGCGCAAAGTAGAATCGCGAGTCGTTATCTTGAGAAACATGGTGGCCCCGGAAGACGTGGACGAAAGTTTACAGGAAGAGATTCAGGATGAGTGCTCCAAATTCGGCGTGGTGGAAAGGGTGATTATTTATAACGAGCGACAATccgaagacgacgaagacgcGGAAGTAATAGTGAAGATTTTCGTGGAGTTCTCTCAGATGAGCG AGGCGGAACGTGCGAGGGATTCTTTGAACGGTCGTTACTTCGGCGGACGACTGGTAAAGGGAGAGCTCTACGATCAAGCTTTGTTCGATAACAGCGATTTCTCTGGTTGA
- the Hfp gene encoding poly(U)-binding-splicing factor hfp isoform X5, with protein sequence MASQRNQVQRQQALALMCRVYVGSISFELKEDTIRQAFLPFGPIKSINMSWDPVTQKHKGFAFVEYEIPEAAQLALEQMNGVMIGGRNIKVAGRTYITNFLSPSNPIIPPEVVGRPSNMPQAQSVIDEITEESKHYNRIYIASIHQDLTEDDIKSVFEAFGPITYCKLAQGSSPHRHKGYGFIEYETMQAALEAIASMNLFDLGGQYLRVGRAITPPNALMGPPSGTSMMPTAAAVAAAAATAKIQAMDAVASNAVALGLTKLGATAPPILNQGMSLPGIVRPTIAPATMMAPPTIATVAPVIPPPGIAIPQTLTRPPAIIQPIPGQPVVIPPPAVVAPTIVGTPVIPVTTAANSDIMRRAQEQAAHQKQQEELQKKLLEETEPQTLQQQENMSIKGQSARHLVMQKLMRKVESRVVILRNMVAPEDVDESLQEEIQDECSKFGVVERVIIYNERQSEDDEDAEVIVKIFVEFSQMSEAERARDSLNGRYFGGRLVKGELYDQALFDNSDFSG encoded by the exons ATGGCTAGTCAACGGAATCAGGTGCAGAGACAGCAGGCTCTCGCCCTCATGTGCAG GGTATATGTGGGCAGCATCAGTTTCGAATTGAAAGAGGACACGATCAGGCAAGCTTTCTTGCCTTTTGGTCCTATAAAGTCGATCAACATGTCCTGGGATCCTGTTACCCAGAAGCACAAGGGATTCGCATTCGTCGAATACGAGATACCTGAAGCAGCACAACTTGCTTTGGAACAGATGAATGGTGTCATGATTGGTGGACGGAACATCAAGGTAGCGGGACGTACCTATATAACGAATTTCCTGTCCCCCAGCAATCCTATCATCCCGCCGGAG GTCGTGGGGCGGCCGTCGAACATGCCCCAAGCTCAATCTGTAATAGACGAGATTACTGAGGAGAGTAAACATTATAATCGTATTTATATCGCATCCATTCATCAAGACTTGACTGAGGACGATATTAAGTCTGTGTTCGAGGCGTTCGGCCCCATCACGTATTGCAAATTAGCGCAGGGAAGTTCGCCCCACCGACATAAAGGTTACGGTTTCATTGAATACGAGACGATGCAGGCTGCCTTGGAGGCTATCGCGTCGATGAATCTGTTCGACCTGGGTGGTCAGTATTTGAGAGTAGGCAGAGCTATTACACCGCCGAATGCTCTGATGGGTCCCCCAAGCGGGACCAGCATGATGCCTACTGCAGCTGCGGTCGCAGCTGCCGCCGCCACTGCTAAGATTCAAGCGATGGACGCAGTGGCCAGCAATGCAGTCGCCCTTGGCTTGACCAAACTTGGTGCCACCGCTCCACCAATTTTAAACCAGGGTATGT CTCTGCCTGGGATAGTAAGACCCACTATTGCCCCTGCGACAATGATGGCACCACCCACTATAGCAACCGTAGCACCAGTTATACCTCCTCCGGGTATAGCCATACCACAAACTCTAACTAGACCACCAGCGATTATTCAACCGATTCCTGGACAGCCAGTTGTCATACCACCTCCAGCTGTCGTAGCCCCTACAATAGTAGGAACCCCTGTT ATACCAGTCACAACCGCCGCCAACTCTGACATAATGAGACGAGCGCAAGAGCAAGCGGCTCACCAAAAGCAGCAGGAAGAGTTGCAGAAGAAGCTGCTAGAGGAAACAGAGCCACAGACGTTGCAGCAACAAGAGAATATGTCGATCAAAGGGCAGAGCGCGCGTCACCTTGTCATGCAGAAGCTTATGCGCAAAGTAGAATCGCGAGTCGTTATCTTGAGAAACATGGTGGCCCCGGAAGACGTGGACGAAAGTTTACAGGAAGAGATTCAGGATGAGTGCTCCAAATTCGGCGTGGTGGAAAGGGTGATTATTTATAACGAGCGACAATccgaagacgacgaagacgcGGAAGTAATAGTGAAGATTTTCGTGGAGTTCTCTCAGATGAGCG AGGCGGAACGTGCGAGGGATTCTTTGAACGGTCGTTACTTCGGCGGACGACTGGTAAAGGGAGAGCTCTACGATCAAGCTTTGTTCGATAACAGCGATTTCTCTGGTTGA